In Streptomyces sp. NBC_00091, the following proteins share a genomic window:
- a CDS encoding IS5 family transposase, whose translation MGRGDLSDEEWARLEPHLPRSVGRGGRWQCHRRVINGILFRQRTGLPWRDLPSRFGKWKTVHDRHRRWSADGTWEKILRAVQADADAEGRIDWSMVSVDSTSCRAHQHAAGAQSRPPRVTGRRSTPVRHRGDEALGRSRGGLTCKIHLVGEGGLRPLAFVITPGQWGDAPQLIPVLEQIRVPRPAGGHPRTRPDHLGGDKAYSSRRNRRYLRRRQIKHTIPEPKDQRANRQRRGSKGGRPTGFDREIYRRRNEVERTINRLKIFRAVATRFDKRAYVFHGTVTVASIRLWLRT comes from the coding sequence GTGGGGCGGGGTGATCTTTCGGATGAGGAATGGGCTCGGCTGGAACCGCATTTGCCGAGAAGCGTGGGTCGGGGTGGGAGGTGGCAGTGTCACCGCCGGGTGATCAACGGGATTCTGTTCCGGCAGCGGACTGGCTTGCCGTGGCGGGATCTGCCGTCCCGTTTCGGGAAGTGGAAGACAGTTCACGACCGCCATCGCAGGTGGTCAGCGGACGGCACGTGGGAGAAGATCCTGCGGGCCGTCCAGGCTGACGCGGACGCTGAGGGTCGGATCGACTGGAGCATGGTGAGCGTGGACTCCACCTCCTGCCGGGCTCATCAGCACGCGGCTGGGGCCCAGTCCCGCCCGCCGAGAGTCACCGGCAGAAGAAGCACTCCCGTCCGTCATCGGGGAGACGAGGCCCTGGGCCGTTCAAGAGGCGGGCTGACCTGCAAGATCCATTTGGTGGGTGAGGGCGGACTTCGCCCACTCGCCTTCGTCATCACGCCCGGTCAATGGGGCGATGCCCCGCAGCTGATCCCCGTGTTGGAACAGATCCGGGTTCCGCGGCCCGCCGGCGGACACCCGCGTACTCGACCCGATCACCTTGGAGGCGACAAAGCCTATTCATCACGCCGCAACCGTCGCTATCTGCGGCGGCGCCAGATCAAGCACACGATCCCGGAGCCCAAGGACCAACGGGCCAACCGCCAGCGGCGAGGCAGCAAGGGCGGCCGTCCGACCGGGTTCGACCGAGAGATCTACCGGCGCCGCAACGAAGTGGAGCGGACGATCAACCGACTAAAGATCTTCCGTGCGGTCGCGACCCGTTTCGACAAGCGGGCCTACGTCTTTCACGGAACGGTCACCGTCGCCTCGATACGGCTCTGGCTGCGCACGTGA
- a CDS encoding MerR family transcriptional regulator, with translation MTADDSFGRLDDDDYPAYTMGRAAEMLGTTQGFLRALGEARLITPLRSAGGHRRYSRYQLRIAARARELVDQGTPIESACRIVILEDQLEEAQRINAEYRRAAESSTPPDSA, from the coding sequence ATGACAGCAGACGATTCGTTCGGCCGCCTTGATGACGACGACTACCCCGCCTACACGATGGGCCGGGCCGCCGAGATGCTCGGCACCACGCAAGGCTTCCTCCGCGCACTCGGCGAAGCCCGCCTGATCACCCCGCTCCGCTCCGCCGGCGGACACCGCCGCTACTCCCGCTACCAGCTGCGCATCGCTGCCCGAGCCCGCGAACTCGTCGACCAGGGCACACCCATCGAGTCGGCCTGCCGCATCGTCATCCTCGAAGATCAGCTCGAAGAAGCCCAGCGCATCAATGCCGAATACCGCCGCGCCGCCGAATCGTCTACGCCGCCGGACTCCGCCTGA
- a CDS encoding SCO5918 family protein, with translation MRCVIARFPFDLTKSGVLESMKGIKPEEVVGYSVIIGRRVYPVKQVGQVITRQDRRDFSVGEVLRAMTQLGFTCRGLPRAAAPTRVLSPLQHASAMLGVPVAV, from the coding sequence ATGCGCTGTGTCATCGCCCGCTTCCCGTTCGACCTGACCAAGAGCGGCGTCCTGGAATCGATGAAGGGCATCAAGCCCGAGGAGGTCGTCGGCTACTCCGTGATCATCGGCCGCCGCGTGTACCCCGTGAAGCAGGTCGGCCAGGTCATCACCCGCCAGGACAGGCGTGACTTCAGCGTCGGTGAAGTCCTGCGGGCCATGACCCAGCTCGGCTTCACCTGCCGCGGACTCCCCCGGGCCGCCGCGCCCACGCGCGTCCTCAGTCCCCTCCAGCACGCATCCGCGATGCTCGGCGTCCCTGTGGCGGTCTGA
- a CDS encoding CBS domain-containing protein, with translation MQPRSARANPAPRTVDDAMEAAGPQVCDDMTVEVALSVMASARAVHLLVCDEYGLCTGLVTRAQLAAIRNSSTYTDRIRLREALGDRGPFTSPMTTMAEAEHAMSYRRLDALPVVDEQRSALGILALAR, from the coding sequence ATGCAGCCCCGCTCCGCCAGAGCCAATCCGGCGCCCCGGACGGTGGACGACGCCATGGAGGCGGCAGGCCCGCAGGTCTGTGACGACATGACCGTAGAGGTTGCCCTGTCCGTCATGGCCAGTGCCCGCGCGGTTCATCTGCTGGTCTGCGACGAGTACGGCCTGTGCACCGGGCTGGTCACCCGGGCCCAACTCGCCGCCATCCGCAACAGCAGCACGTACACGGACCGTATCCGGCTGCGCGAGGCCCTCGGCGACCGCGGGCCGTTCACCTCGCCCATGACCACCATGGCCGAGGCGGAACACGCGATGAGCTACCGCCGGCTCGACGCCCTGCCCGTGGTCGACGAACAACGCAGCGCTCTGGGCATCCTCGCCCTTGCACGCTGA
- a CDS encoding DEAD/DEAH box helicase produces MNPTRKNERSSRTRSRTGGPAFGNGTGSERGSRFGSPARSRSAGPSRSGGSGRRPAAVQGEFAPPKTITPALAAVEAFADLDMPAELLAALGAQGVSVPFPIQGATLPNTLAGRDVLGRGRTGSGKTLAFGLALLARTAGQRAEPHQPLALILVPTRELAQQVTDALTPYARSVKLRLATVVGGMPIGRQANALRGGAEVVVATPGRLKDLIDRGDCRLNQVAITVLDEADQMADMGFMPQVTALLDQVRPEGQRMLFSATLDRNVDLLVRRYLTDPVVHSVDPSQGAVTTMEHHVLHVHGADKQRTTTEIAARDGRVIMFLDTKHAVDRLTQDLLDSGVRAAALHGGKSQPQRTRTLAQFKTGHVTVLVATNVAARGIHVDNLDLVVNVDPPTDPKDYLHRGGRTARAGESGSVVTLVTPNQRRDMTRLMQAAGIVPQTTLVRSGEGALNRITGAQAPSGIPVTITAPVSERPRRSGGSSRGRRGPMSAARRASARQSAFDAAA; encoded by the coding sequence GGCCGTCGGCCCGCCGCGGTTCAGGGCGAGTTCGCGCCGCCGAAGACGATCACGCCCGCGCTGGCCGCCGTGGAGGCCTTCGCCGATCTCGACATGCCGGCCGAGCTGCTGGCCGCCCTCGGCGCGCAGGGCGTGAGCGTGCCCTTCCCGATCCAGGGCGCCACCCTGCCCAACACCCTCGCCGGCCGTGACGTCCTCGGCCGTGGCCGCACCGGCTCCGGAAAGACCCTCGCCTTCGGCCTCGCTCTGCTGGCCCGCACCGCCGGGCAGCGTGCCGAACCCCACCAGCCGCTCGCGCTGATCCTCGTACCCACCCGCGAACTGGCCCAGCAGGTGACCGACGCGCTCACCCCGTACGCACGCTCGGTGAAGCTCCGCCTGGCCACCGTCGTCGGCGGGATGCCCATCGGCCGCCAGGCCAACGCCCTGCGCGGCGGCGCCGAAGTCGTGGTGGCCACCCCCGGACGTCTGAAGGACCTCATCGACCGCGGCGACTGCCGGCTGAACCAGGTCGCGATCACCGTCCTCGACGAAGCCGACCAGATGGCCGACATGGGCTTCATGCCCCAGGTCACCGCGCTCCTCGACCAGGTGCGGCCCGAGGGCCAGAGGATGCTGTTCTCCGCAACCCTGGACCGCAACGTCGACCTGCTGGTGCGCCGCTACCTGACAGACCCGGTCGTGCACTCCGTCGATCCCTCGCAGGGCGCGGTGACCACGATGGAGCACCACGTCCTGCACGTCCACGGCGCCGACAAGCAGCGGACGACGACGGAGATCGCCGCCCGGGACGGCCGCGTGATCATGTTCCTCGACACCAAGCACGCCGTGGACCGTCTCACCCAAGACCTCCTCGACAGCGGGGTCCGCGCCGCGGCCCTGCACGGCGGGAAGTCCCAGCCGCAACGGACCCGGACCCTGGCCCAGTTCAAGACCGGACACGTCACCGTCCTGGTCGCCACGAACGTGGCCGCCCGTGGAATCCACGTCGATAACCTCGACCTCGTCGTGAACGTAGACCCGCCGACCGACCCCAAGGACTACCTCCACCGCGGCGGCCGCACCGCCCGCGCCGGCGAGTCCGGCAGTGTCGTCACCCTGGTCACCCCCAACCAGCGCCGCGACATGACCCGCCTCATGCAGGCCGCCGGGATCGTCCCGCAGACCACCCTGGTCCGCTCCGGCGAAGGGGCCCTCAACCGGATCACCGGCGCCCAGGCCCCCTCCGGCATCCCCGTCACCATCACCGCGCCGGTGTCCGAGCGGCCCAGGCGCAGCGGCGGCTCCTCCCGCGGGCGGCGCGGGCCCATGTCAGCTGCCCGGCGCGCGAGCGCGCGGCAGTCCGCCTTCGATGCGGCGGCCTGA